One Brassica napus cultivar Da-Ae chromosome C2, Da-Ae, whole genome shotgun sequence DNA window includes the following coding sequences:
- the LOC106361171 gene encoding GDSL esterase/lipase At4g10955-like, with the protein MLMANCGAVEEDMTETESEVMLMAATTTPATPKTKRVVVKEDDAHHPYAFHVSGPRNVASPNWRDLISSSWKDPNYKRTVMACFIQAAYLLELDRQENRNAQNALAPKWWIPFKYKLSQTLIDERDGSIFGAVLEWDRAAAMSDLVVIRPSGAPKAVLALRGTILKSLTMRRDIEDDLRFLAWESLKGSVRFSVALEALQSVAKRYGSSNVCIVGHSLGAGFALQVGKALAKEGLFVDAHLFNPPSVSLAMSLRNIGEKAGFAWRRLMSMLPQKNEPLILDGNEAETAPPSPGSGSGFRNWVPSFYGQNQKSSVDLRKWVPHLYVNDSDYICCHYTEQDGVNEKREVNNKENSSPAVNTIPQAAAKLFVMSKGKQKFLEAHGLEQWWSDNLELQSAIHSSRLISQQLKSLYSIK; encoded by the exons ATGTTGATGGCGAATTGTGGAGCTGTGGAAGAAGACATGACGGAAACTGAATCCGAAGTGATGTTAATGGCGGCTACTACTACGCCGGCGACTCCGAAGACGAAGAGGGTGGTGGTGAAGGAAGATGACGCTCATCACCCTTACGCGTTTCACGTCTCGGGACCCAGAAACGTTGCTTCTCCTAACTGGAGAGATCTCATCAGTTCCAGTTG GAAGGATCCGAACTACAAGAGAACAGTAATGGCATGCTTTATCCAAGCAGCTTACTTACTTGAACTCGACAGACAAGAGAACAGAAACGCTCAAAACGCTCTCGCGCCCAAATGGTGGATTCCTTTCAAGTACAAGCTATCGCAGACGCTGATCGACGAGCGAGACGGATCAATATTCGGAGCTGTTCTCGAATGGGACAGAGCAGCTGCGATGTCTGATTTAGTCGTCATCAGACCAAGCGGGGCACCAAAAGCAGTACTCGCTCTCCGAGGAACCATACTAAAGAGCCTTACAATGAGACGTGACATCGAAGATGATCTCCGGTTTCTAGCCTGGGAGAGCCTTAAAGGCTCGGTGAGGTTTAGCGTGGCTCTCGAGGCGCTGCAGTCGGTAGCTAAGAGATACGGGAGCAGCAACGTGTGTATTGTCGGTCATTCTTTAGGAGCTGGTTTTGCTTTGCAGGTTGGTAAAGCCTTGGCTAAAGAAGGGCTATTTGTGGATGCTCATTTGTTCAATCCACCTTCTGTATCTCTCGCTATGAGCTTAAGAAATATAGGTGAAAAAGCTGGGTTTGCTTGGAGAAGACTCATGTCAATGCTTCCTCAAAAGAACGAGCCTTTGATACTAGATGGTAATGAAGCAGAGACGGCTCCTCCTAGTCCTGGCAGTGGTTCAGGGTTTAGGAACTGGGTACCGAGTTTCTACGGGCAGAATCAGAAATCTTCAGTGGATTTGAGGAAATGGGTGCCTCATTTATATGTGAACGACAGCGACTACATCTGCTGCCACTACACTGAACAGGATGGAGTCAATGAGAAGAGAGAAGTGAACAACAAGGAGAACAGTAGTCCTGCTGTGAACACTATTCCTCAAGCAGCAGCAAAGCTTTTCGTGATGTCCAAAGGGAAACAAAAATTTCTCGAGGCTCACGGGTTAGAACAATGGTGGTCAGATAATCTAGAGCTTCAATCAGCTATTCACAGCAGCAGGTTGATCAGTCAGCAGCTCAAATCATTATACAGTATTAAGTAA
- the LOC106361169 gene encoding pyruvate dehydrogenase E1 component subunit beta-1, mitochondrial yields MWGILGRRAVDGGFSASSFRRMRSGLVSARSYAAGSKEMTVRDALNSAIDEEMSADPKVFVMGEEVGQYQGAYKITKGLLEKYGPERVYDTPITEAGFTGIGVGAAYAGLKPVVEFMTFNFSMQAIDHIINSAAKSNYMSAGQINVPIVFRGPNGAAAGVGAQHSQCYAAWYASVPGLKVLAPYSAEDARGLLKAAIRDPDPVVFLENELLYGESFPISEEALDSSFCLPIGKAKIEREGKDVTITTFSKMVGFALKAAEKLAEEGISAEVINLRSIRPLDRATINASVRKTSRLVTVEEGFPQHGVCAEICASVVEESFSYLDAPVERIAGADVPMPYAANLERLALPQVEDIVRAAKRACFRSK; encoded by the exons ATGTGGGGAATCTTGGGGAGAAGAGCCGTCGATGGAGGCTTCTCTGCTTCG TCTTTCAGAAGGATGCGATCCGGGTTGGTTTCCGCAAGGAGCTACGCAGCTGGTTCAAAAGAG ATGACAGTCAGAGATGCCCTTAATTCTGCAATCGATGAGGAAATGTCTGCAGATCCTAAAGTCTTTGTCATGGGTGAAGAG gTTGGACAATATCAAGGTGCCTACAAG ATCACTAAAGGCCTTTTGGAGAAATATGGTCCTGAGAGAGTTTATGATACCCCTATTACCGAG GCTGGATTTACTGGAATTGGAGTTGGTGCCGCCTATGCTGGCTTAAAGCCTGTTGTAGAATTTATGACGTTTAACTTTTCTATGCAG GCAATTGATCATATCATAAATTCTGCTGCAAAGTCAAATTACATGTCTGCTGGACAGATAAATGTACCCATCGTCTTTAGAGGACCCAATGGTGCTGCTGCTGGTGTTGGTGCTCAGCATTCTCAG TGCTACGCAGCATGGTACGCCTCAGTTCCTGGGTTGAAAGTTCTCGCTCCATATTCAGCTGAAGATGCTCGTGGTCTTCTTAAAGCTGCCATTAGAGACCCTGACCCTGTTGTCTTCCTTGAAAACGAGTTACT ATATGGTGAATCATTTCCAATTTCAGAAGAAGCACTTGATTCAAGTTTCTGTCTTCCCATAGGAAAAGCCAAG ATTGAACGAGAAGGAAAGGATGTAACAATAACCACTTTCTCGAAGATGGTCGGTTTTGCCCTCAAG GCAGCTGAGAAGCTCGCAGAAGAGGGAATAAGTGCTGAG GTAATAAATCTGCGGTCAATCCGCCCGCTAGACAGAGCAACGATCAATGCTTCAGTGAGAAAAACAAGTAGATTGGTAACAGTTGAAGAAGGTTTCCCTCAGCATGGAGTCTGTGCAGAAATCTG TGCGTCTGTAGTAGAGGAGAGCTTTTCATACTTGGATGCACCGGTGGAGAGGATAGCAGGAGCTGATGTGCCAATGCCTTACGCAGCTAACCTAGAGAGATTGGCTCTTCCTCAGGTAGAGGATATCGTTCGAGCAGCAAAGAGAGCTTGTTTCAGATCCAAATAA